One segment of Triticum aestivum cultivar Chinese Spring chromosome 2A, IWGSC CS RefSeq v2.1, whole genome shotgun sequence DNA contains the following:
- the LOC123188772 gene encoding uncharacterized oxidoreductase At1g06690, chloroplastic encodes MASLQVGAGRGVGCCFGPLDGRRQERRAMAALRPPRAGAGAKVAEGDKVRLGESSVAVSKLGIGAWSWGDTTYWNDSEWDDRRLKEAKAAFDASIDSGMTFFDTAEVYGTALMGAVNSESLLGDFIRERQQKGAVEVTVATKFAALPWRFGRGSVLSALKKSLERLGLPSVELYQLHWPGLWGNEGYLDGLADAYEQGLVKAVGVSNYNEKRLRDAHARLKKRGVPLAVNQVNYSLIYRTPEENGVKAACDELGVTLIAYSPIAQGVLSGKYTPENPPTGPRGNTYTPEFLTKLQPLMNRIKEIGVSYGKNPTQVSLNWLTCQGNVVPIPGAKNAGQAMEFAGALGWSLAADEVEELRTLAREIKGIKMPIEES; translated from the exons ATGGCTTCGCTGCAGGTCGGCGCCGGCCGCGGCGTGGGTTGCTGCTTCGGTCCGCTGGACGGCCGGCGGCAGGAGAGGAGAGCGATGGCGGCGCTGCGACCGCCGAGGGCGGGTGCGGGGGCGAAGGTGGCGGAGGGGGACAAGGTGAGACTGGGCGAGTCCAGCGTAGCGGTGAGCAAGCTCGGCATCGGCGCCTGGTCGTGGGGCGACACCACCTACTGGAACGATTCCGAGTGGGATG ACAGGAGACTGAAGGAGGCTAAAGCAGCATTCGACGCCAGCATCGACAGCGGAATGACTTTCTTTGACACCGCCGAAGTATACGGCACAGCG CTCATGGGAGCAGTGAATTCAGAAAGCCTACTGGGAGA TTTCATCAGGGAGAGGCAGCAGAAGGGGGCGGTGGAGGTGACCGTGGCCACCAAGTTTGCGGCGCTACCCTGGAGGTTCGGACGTGGCAGTGTCCTCTCCGCGCTCAAGAAGTCGCTGGAGCGCCTCGGCCTCCCCTCCGTCGAGCTCTACCAGCTCCACTG GCCAGGGCTATGGGGAAATGAAG GGTACCTTGATGGACTGGCGGATGCGTACGAGCAAGGTCTCGTCAAGGCCGTCGGAGTCTCCAACTACAATG AGAAACGCCTCCGGGACGCACACGCGCGGCTCAAGAAGAGGGGCGTCCCGCTGGCCGTCAACCAGGTGAACTACAGCCTCATCTACAGGACGCCCGAGGAGAACGGCGTCAAGGCCGCCTGCGACGAGCTCGGCGTCACGCTCATCGCCTATTCCCCCATCGCCCAAG GTGTTCTGTCAGGGAAATACACTCCGGAGAATCCACCCACGGGTCCTCGGGGGAATACCTACACTCCCGAGTTCCTCACCAAG CTCCAACCGCTGATGAACAGGATCAAAGAGATTGGAGTAAGCTATGGCAAGAACCCAACTCAG GTGTCTCTGAACTGGCTGACCTGCCAGGGCAACGTGGTACCCATCCCGGGGGCCAAGAACGCCGGGCAGGCAATGGAGTTCGCCGGTGCACTCGGGTGGAgcctcgccgccgacgaggtcgagGAGCTGCGGACCCTCGCGCGGGAGATCAAGGGAATCAAGATGCCCATCGAGGAGTCATGA